One segment of Castanea sativa cultivar Marrone di Chiusa Pesio chromosome 3, ASM4071231v1 DNA contains the following:
- the LOC142626792 gene encoding uncharacterized protein LOC142626792 → MKEPHLDEICDICGDAGFDNALATCSSCCSHEHGYCMPVVLHDIPEDWICKSCLSSGTVLPEVGGKDITMRTMTIDCSEMATAGGESQAVAEQKNSDVEKSELLNILPIFKLYCDYLPTSHATWKGGFFVTNSTPKNFLGGFKAQLPPSISRRASEFSGKMPIVLSVELLPQSQILADLFQNDCPDLRDIALYFSPDDNIESSRGHAASLFEQMEVQNSMMRSSFNGVELLIFTSKQLHVDSQNVIARLEAEYQFWGVFRPVKDNHTSEKVDAEPPPVISSVEHAHNDNVSMDDSEAVDMEIDMVGGENVGRVDMVVSRYASKRHYELTSNSGSDLHRLDRKTSTISKYLISSSEQLILGYKQGVKSRSEIGYEPHLHSSNRKCFNVVDQDGIPPGFEKVLRRN, encoded by the exons GATGAAATTTGTGACATATGTGGTGATGCTGGTTTTGACAATGCATTAGCTACTTGCTCCAGTTGCTGTAGTCATGAACATGG TTATTGCATGCCGGTTGTTCTCCATGATATTCCAGAAGATTGGATTTGTAAATCATGTTTGTCAAGTGGGACGGTATTGCCAGAAGTTGGTGGGAAGGACATCACCATGAGAACCATGACAATAGATTGCTCTGAAATGGCTACAGCAg GTGGTGAGTCCCAAGCTGTTGCTGAACAAAAGAACTCTGATGTTGAAAAAAGCGAGTTGCTGAATATTTTACCTATATTCAAGCTATATTGCGATTATCTCCCTACTTCACATGCTACTTGGAA gGGAGGATTTTTTGTTACTAATTCTACACCTAAAAACTTTCTTGGTGGGTTCAAGGCTCAACTTCCACCTTCCATCAGTCGTAGAGCCTCTGAGTTTTCTGGAAAAATGCCTATAGTCCTTAGTGTTGAGTTGCTTCCTCAATCACAAATTTTGGCAGATCTTTTTCAGAATGATTGTCCTGATCTTCGTGACATTGCTCTATACTTTTCCCCTGATGATAATATTGAGAG TTCCAGAGGGCACGCTGCCTCCCTGTTTGAGCAGATGGAGGTCCAAAATTCAATGATGAGAAGCTCCTTTAATGGTGTGGAGTTGCTGATATTTACATCAAAACAGCTGCATGTGGACTCACAGA ATGTTATTGCAAGGTTAGAAGCAGAATACCAGTTTTGGGGAGTCTTTCGCCCTGTAAAAGATAATCATACTTCTGAAAAGGTAGATGCAGAACCCCCTCCAGTCATTTCTTCTGTGGAACATGCACACAATGACAATGTGAGCATGGATGATAGTGAGGCAGTTgatatggaaattgatatggtaGGTGGAGAGAATGTGGGGAGAGTTGATATGGTTGTTTCAAGATATGCATCCAAGAGACATTATGAACTCACTTCTAATTCTGGGAGTGACTTGCATAGGTTAGATAGAAAGACTTCAACTATTTCGAAGTATTTGATTTCTAGTAGTGAACAATTAATATTAGGGTATAAACAAGGGGTTAAAAGTAGAAGTGAGATTGGTTATGAGCCCCACTTGCACAGCTCAAATAGGAAGTGTTTCAATGTGGTGGACCAAGATGGCATTCCTCCGGGATTTGAGAAAGTTTTAAGACGAAACTGA
- the LOC142627821 gene encoding pentatricopeptide repeat-containing protein At1g69290-like, with product MWRKAKTLSFLSHRPFSSSTPETPNPTLYSFLQPSIFSLNKTTTPLPKTPSQDTKPQPLTQNHIATLETNLHQALITNNTDEAWKSFKTLTANSVFPSKSLTNSLITHLSSLSDIHSLKRAFASVIYIIEKNPDELKFETLVRVLDSMKIANTAAPAFALIRCMFKNRYFVPFGLWGNVVVEITRKNKNFAAFLRVFDECCRIARDEKLDFMKPDLPACNAALEGCCCELESVSDAENVVETMSVLGIRPDESSFGFLAYLYALKGLEEKIIELENLMGGFGFSNKSVFFSNLISGYVKLGNLEFVSKTILRSLKVEGESTIFGEETYCEVVKGFLNNGGIKGLATLIIEAQKLEASDVVVDSSVGYGIVNACVKLGLSDKAHSILEEMDVQGGSVGLGVYVPILKAYCKEHRTAEATQLVMEISNLGLQLDVEIYDALIEASMSSQDFPSAFSLFRDMREARIPELKGSYLTIMTGLMENHRPELMAAFLDEVVEDPRIEVGTHDWNSIIHAFCKSGRLEDARRTLRRMIFLQFEPNDQTYLSLINGYVTVEKYFSVLMLWNEVKRKVSSDGQKGVKFDHTLVDAFLYALVKGGFFDAVMQVVEKTQEMKIFVDKWRYKQAFMETHKKLKVAKLRKRNFRKMESLIAFKNWAGLNA from the coding sequence ATGTGGAGAAAAGCAAAAACACTCTCCTTTCTCTCCCACAGACCATTCTCTTCCTCCACACCTGAAACCCCAAACCCAACTCTCTATTCCTTTCTCCAACCCTCCATTTTTTCTCTCAACAAAACAACAACCCCACTTCCCAAAACACCTTCACAAGACACAAAGCCACAACCTTTGACCCAAAACCACATAGCCACTTTAGAAACCAATCTCCACCAAGCCCTTATCACAAACAACACTGATGAGGCCTGGAAGTCCTTCAAGACTCTCACTGCAAACTCTGTTTTCCCAAGTAAGTCTCTCACAAACTCTCTCATCACCCACTTGTCCTCGCTCAGTGACATTCACAGCCTCAAGAGGGCTTTTGCTTCTGTAATTTACATCATTGAGAAAAACCCAGATGAGTTAAAGTTTGAAACTTTGGTGAGAGTTTTGGATTCTATGAAAATTGCCAACACTGCTGCACCTGCTTTTGCTTTGATTAGATGTATGTTTAAGAATAGGTATTTTGTGCCATTTGGGTTGTGGGGCAATGTGGTAGTTGAAATCactaggaaaaataaaaactttgctGCCTTTTTGCGGGTTTTCGACGAGTGTTGTAGGATTGCTAGGGATGAGAAGCTGGATTTTATGAAACCCGACTTGCCGGCTTGTAATGCGGCATTGGAGGGGTGTTGTTGTGAGCTTGAATCCGTGAGTGATGCAGAGAATGTGGTTGAAACTATGTCGGTTTTGGGAATTAGGCCCGATGAATCGAGTTTTGGCTTTCTTGCATATTTGTATGCACTTAAGGGGCTTGAGGAAAAGATAATTGAGTTGGAAAATTTGATGGGCGGGTTTGGTTTTTCGAATAAAAGTGTCTTTTTTAGCAATTTGATTAGTGGGTATGTTAAGTTGGGCAATTTAGAATTTGTTTCGAAAACTATTCTGCGTAGCTTGAAGGTAGAGGGAGAAAGTACAATTTTTGGTGAAGAAACTTATTGTGAAGTGGTTAAGGGATTTCTAAACAATGGAGGTATTAAGGGTTTAGCAACTTTGATCATTGAAGCTCAAAAGTTAGAGGCTTCAGATGTTGTGGTTGATAGCTCTGTTGGGTATGGTATTGTTAATGCCTGTGTTAAACTTGGATTATCCGATAAGGCACACAGTATTCTTGAGGAAATGGATGTTCAGGGAGGTTCCGTGGGGCTTGGGGTCTATGTGCCAATCTTGAAGGCTTACTGCAAAGAGCATCGAACAGCTGAAGCTACTCAATTGGTCATGGAAATTAGTAATTTGGGTCTTCAGTTGGATGTAGAAATCTATGATGCTCTGATAGAAGCATCCATGTCAAGCCAAGATTTTCCATcagctttttctttgtttagggACATGAGGGAAGCAAGAATACCTGAACTTAAGGGGAGTTACTTAACTATAATGACTGGCTTAATGGAGAATCATCGGCCTGAGCTGATGGCAGCCTTCTTAGATGAGGTTGTTGAGGATCCTCGAATTGAAGTGGGAACCCATGACTGGAATTCAATTATTCATGCATTTTGTAAATCTGGGCGGCTAGAAGATGCTAGGAGGACTTTGAGAAGGATGATATTCCTCCAGTTTGAACCAAATGACCAGACATATTTGTCCCTAATTAATGGGTATGTGACTGTGGAGAAATATTTCAGCGTTTTAATGCTTTGGAATGAGGTTAAACGAAAAGTCTCCAGCGATGGACAGAAGGGGGTCAAATTTGATCACACCCTGGTGGATGCATTCCTTTATGCTCTGGTTAAGGGAGGTTTCTTTGATGCAGTGATGCAAGTTGTGGAGAAGACTCAGGAGATGAAGATCTTTGTAGATAAGTGGAGGTACAAGCAAGCATTTATGGAGACCCATAAAAAACTCAAAGTGGCAAAATTGAGAAAGAGGAACTTTAGAAAAATGGAATCACTTATTGCTTTCAAGAATTGGGCCGGTCTAAATGCATGA
- the LOC142627822 gene encoding putative inactive purple acid phosphatase 1, with product MGGKRVLKMCTLAFVLLGLASLQEAMSHGVHPLSKIATHKTTYAFDDRAYVNVTPTVLGVKGETTVWVTVDFSSPTPSNDDWIAVFSPANFSAATCPKDNPYVLPPMLCTAPLKYKYANYTNPNYTKTGKGSMKFQLIKQRSDISFALFTGGISNPKLVAVSNKVAFVNPNAPVYPRLAQGKVWNEMTVTWTSGYGIDEAEPFVEWGPKGGAQVRSPAGTLTFDRNTMCAAPARTVGWRDPGYIHTSFLKELWPNKGYTYKLGHRLFNGTCVWSQEYWFRASPYPGQNSLQRVIIFGDMGKGEADGSFEFEDFQPASLNTTKQLIEDLNNIDIVFHIGDIVYAMGYIAQWDQFTAQIEPIASTKPYMIGSGNHERDWPGTGSFYQNMDSGGECGVLAENMFYVPAENRANFWYSTDYGMFRFCVAHTELDWREGSEQYKFIENCLASVDRQRQPWLIFLAHRVLGYSSVDFYVEEGAFEEPMGREDLEKLWQKYKVDIALYGHVHNYERSCPVYENICTSQEKHNYIGPLKGTIHVIAGGGGASLHEFASINTTWSIYKDYDNGFVKLTAFDHSHLLFEYKKSRDGKVYDSFTISRDYRDILTCTVDSCPEVTLAQ from the exons ATGGGTGGGAAGAGAGTATTGAAAATGTGCACCTTGGCATTTGTTCTGTTGGGTCTTGCAAGCCTTCAGGAGGCAATGTCACATGGAGTTCACCCGCTCTCCAAAATTGCTACTCACAAGACAACATATGCTTTTGATGACCGCGCCTATGTTAATGTCACTCCTACTGTTCTTGGAGTGAAG GGGGAAACTACAGTCTGGGTGACAGTGGACTTTAGTTCTCCAACCCCATCTAATGATGATTGGATTGCAGTGTTTTCTCCTGCCAATTTCAG CGCTGCCACATGCCCCAAAGACAACCCATATGTGCTACCTCCAATGTTGTGTACTGCACCTCTCAAG TATAAGTATGCAAATTACACCAACCCTAACTACACAAAAACAGGAAAAGGGTCAATGAAGTTTCAGTTGATTAAGCAGAGATCAGACATCTCCTTTGCACTCTTCACCGGAGGCATATCAAAT CCAAAGCTAGTGGCAGTGTCAAACAAGGTAGCTTTTGTAAATCCAAATGCTCCAGTCTATCCCCGCCTAGCACAAGGAAAAGTTTGGAATGAA ATGACTGTAACATGGACAAGTGGATATGGAATTGATGAAGCAGAACCTTTTGTAGAATGGGGTCCAAAAGGAGGAGCCCAAGTAAGATCCCCTGCTGGGACACTTACTTTTGATCGGAACACCATGTGTG CTGCACCAGCAAGGACAGTAGGATGGCGTGACCCTGGATACATACACACCAGTTTTTTGAAGGAGTTGTGGCCCAACAAAGG GTATACATACAAGCTGGGGCATAGGTTGTTTAATGGTACATGTGTTTGGAGTCAAGAATACTGGTTTAGAGCGTCTCCTTATCCTGGTCAAAATTCTTTGCAACGTGTGATCATATTTGGAGACATGGGAAAG GGTGAAGCTGATGGTTCCTTTGAATTTGAAGATTTCCAGCCTGCATCTCTGAACACTACTAAGCAGCTTATTGAAGACTTAAATAACATTGATATAGTCTTCCATATTGGAGATATAGTCTATGCTATGGGTTATATTGCACAGTGGGACCAGTTCACTGCACAGATTGAGCCAATTGCATCAACTAAGCCTTACATGATTGGAAG TGGTAACCATGAGCGTGACTGGCCAGGAACTGGATCCTTCTACCAGAACATGGATTCAGGAGGAGAGTGTGGTGTGTTAGCCGAGAACATGTTTTATGTCCCTGCTGAGAACAGGGCTAATTTCTG GTACTCCACTGACTATGGCATGTTCCGATTCTGCGTAGCTCACACTGAACTTGATTGGAGAGAGGGATCAGAGCAATACAAGTTTATTGAGAACTGCCTCGCATCAGTTGACAGACAAAGACAACCATGGCTAATCTTTCTTGCACATAGAGTACTAGGTTATTCTTCTGTGGACTTTTATGTGGAAGAAGGAGCATTTGAGGAACCAATGGGAAGGGAGGACCTCGAAAAACTTTGGCAGAAGTACAAGGTTGACATTGCCCTCTATGGCCATGTGCACAATTATGAAAGATCATGCCCAGTCTACGAG AATATCTGCACCAGTCAAGAGAAACACAACTATATAGGCCCCTTGAAGGGAACGATTCATGTGAttgctggaggaggaggagcaaGCCTTCATGAATTTGCTTCCATCAATACCACGTGGAGTATATATAAAGACTATGATAACGGATTCGTCAAACTTACCGCATTTGATCATTCACACcttttgtttgaatataagaAGAGCAGGGATGGAAAAGTGTATGACTCTTTCACAATCTCTCGGGATTATAGGGACATCTTGACCTGTACTGTTGATAGTTGTCCAGAAGTTACACTAGCACAGtag
- the LOC142629228 gene encoding uncharacterized protein LOC142629228, whose translation MSLTPTAWLFINILLLLPLVHTVLATAHNTPINGTCDDTCGNIPIKYPFGTGFGCGHPVFARYIKCSSGTLQFSTGTGIYTISSIDYPSNTIVVTDPLMSTCSSMQNSGSFILDRTSPFIITSDDIFVLLGCSTTSPVFDADEELCDTGSGSRICRGLYSCKGVTGIGLPQNAPVSTCCVYDSPLSLGSGYALDLPKLQCSSYTSIYGFGDDEGDPMKWKFGISLQYNDSYDTETCKDCEASGGLCGFAGLDQSFACVCKNGANSSNNCLGRGYAWSGTWGLKIQLKMILGGCLKTLGDTNYQ comes from the exons ATGTCACTCACCCCTACTGCATGGCTCTTCATCAACATCCTGCTCTTGCTCCCCTTAGTTCACACTGTCTTAGCCACAGCACACAACACCCCAATAAATGGTACATGTGATGACACATGTGGCAACATCCCCATAAAGTACCCCTTCGGCACTGGATTTGGATGTGGCCATCCTGTCTTTGCCAGATACATAAAATGCAGTTCCGGGACACTACAATTCTCTACTGGCACCGGCATTTACACTATCTCCTCAATCGACTACCCGAGCAACACCATAGTTGTCACAGATCCCCTCATGTCAACCTGTTCTTCAATGCAAAACTCAGGAAGCTTCATCTTAGATAGGACGAGCCCCTTCATTATAACATCTGATGATATTTTCGTTCTGCTCGGGTGCTCAACAACGTCTCCTGTGTTTGATGCTGATGAAGAACTATGTGATACCGGATCAGGCTCTCGGATTTGTAGAGGGCTGTATTCTTGCAAGGGAGTGACAGGCATTGGTTTGCCACAAAATGCACCTGTTTCTACATGTTGTGTCTATGACTCACCACTTAGCCTTGGCTCAGGTTATGCATTGGACCTTCCTAAGCTCCAATGCTCATCATATACATCAATCTACGGGTTTGGGGATGATGAGGGGGATCCAATGAAATGGAAATTCGGAATCTCTTTGCAGTATAATGATTCATATGACACTGAGACGTGCAAGGACTGTGAAGCAAGTGGTGGCTTGTGCGGTTTTGCTGGTTTGGACCAGTCATTTGCTTGTGTTTGTAAGAATGGGGCAAACAGCAGCAACAACTGCCTTGGACGAG GGTATGCTTGGAGCGGGACATGGGGACTAAAAATTCAATTGAAGATGATTCTTGGAG GATGCCTCAAAACTCTTGGCGATACAAACTACCAATGA
- the LOC142629808 gene encoding protein root UVB sensitive 3, translating to METSSPSYSEIILEEWNGSSSTKLSKTATITASPSLCIQRSGGRFNHVWRRVLQAFVPEGFPSSVTPDYVPFQVWDLLQGLSTYIRMMLSTQALLSAIGVGEKSATVIGATFQWFLRDLTGMLGGILFTFYQGSNLDSNAKMWRLVADLMNDLGMLMDLLSPLFPSAFVFIVCLGSLSRSFTGVASGATRAALTQHFALQNNAADISAKEGSQETVATMIGMALGMLLARVTTGHALSIWFCFLSLTMFHMYANYRAVRCLALTTLNPERSSIVFQHFMKTDQVLSPETVSKMEHVLPIWTTSLSSRSVKSMHMQVHLGVRVSSLNHLELMDVLHSAGSHYKKAKYLLVEKKGIISAILHKDSTSKDVLQSFFHALVMANLTDKNKSAQLESQSWMDKQYEVFIQKLRSSGWKTERLLSPSIMWKANWICGPLDAKID from the exons ATGGAAACTTCATCACCATCTTATTCAGAGATCATATTGGAAGAATGGAATGGCTCCTCTTCCACCAAGCTCTCAAAAACTGCCACCATCACCGCCTCTCCTTCTCTCTGCATCCAAAG GTCTGGTGGCCGATTCAACCATGTTTGGAGAAGGGTTCTCCAAGCATTTGTACCAGAG GGTTTTCCTAGTAGTGTGACTCCAGATTATGTTCCTTTTCAAGTCTGGGATTTACTGCAG GGCCTTTCCACATATATTCGGATGATGCTTTCTACACAA GCTCTTCTTAGTGCAATTGGGGTTGGTGAAAAATCAGCGACTGTAATTGGTGCCACATTTCAG TGGTTTCTGAGGGACCTAACTGGAATGCTTGGAGGTATCTTATTCACATTCTACCAG GGCTCAAACCTGGATAGCAATGCCaaaatgtggcgtttggtagcAGATCTTATGAATGATCTTG GAATGTTGATGGACCTTCTTTCCCCTTTGTTTCCTTCAGCTTTTGTGTTTATAGTTTGCTTGGGGAGCCTATCACGATCCTTCA CTGGTGTTGCAAGTGGAGCAACCAGGGCTGCTTTGACACAGCATTTTGCCCTTCAGAATAATGCAGCAGATATATCTGCAAAG GAAGGAAGTCAAGAGACAGTGGCAACAATGATTGGCATGGCTTTGGGCATGCTTCTTGCTCGCGTTACAACAGGGCATGCACTAtctatttggttttgttttctgTCTCTCACCATGTTCCATATGTATG cAAACTACAGGGCTGTCCGGTGCCTTGCCTTGACTACATTAAATCCTGAGAGGAGCTCAATTGTTTTTCAGCATTTCATGAAAACTGACCAAG TTCTCTCACCCGAAACAGTCTCTAAAATGGAACATGTGTTGCCCATATGGACCACTTCATTGAGCTCAAGGAGTGTTAAATCAATGCACATGCAAGTACATTTAGGTGTGAGGGTATCTTCACTTAATCACCTGGAACT gaTGGACGTGTTGCATTCTGCAGGATCTCATTACAAGAAAG CAAAGTACTTGCTAGTGGAGAAGAAGGGAATCATCAGTGCTATTCTGCACAAAGATTCGACATCTAAAGATGTCTTACAATCATTTTTTCACGCACTAGTTATGGCAAATCTTACAGATAAAAATAAGTCTGCGCAATTGGAAAGCCAATCATGGATGGATAAACAGTATGAAGTTTTTATTCAAAAG CTAAGGTCTTCAGGTTGGAAAACAGAACGTCTTCTCTCGCCTTCTATTATGTGGAAGGCAAATTGGATCTGTGGACCTTTGGATGCAAAGATTGACTAG